Proteins encoded by one window of Engraulis encrasicolus isolate BLACKSEA-1 chromosome 21, IST_EnEncr_1.0, whole genome shotgun sequence:
- the si:dkey-85k7.10 gene encoding endonuclease domain-containing 1 protein: MREPHTSSSSSSTTSSILHLRLASKSSLPVLLALLWATTLLPPALGAVVEDFNHAERCKDALYMGTAPRGYLNKADLKKICQRYEDKPRYVTLYDTQRHIPMYSAYTFKKTDGEKTVDMPWMFEPQLSSRMGGSNMEAFPQSVRMHKNFEDTQAVLEDYSDVVQYERVLLNPDEHQGDPEDKSATYTLTNVVPQLREFSTGPWAKHKETLRRRLNNYCRGTAYMITGVTTSGHMIRRDNLDRVAVPERVWTAYCCPDYDRNAPYAERYKFPVYAAFGLNDRVNNHMQELTVNDLQRLLKNHMDVDKNFQIFYNDCVPES, from the exons ATGAGGGAacctcacacctcctcctcctcctcctccaccacctccagcatCCTCCATCTCCGCCTGGCCTCCAAGAGCTCTCTGCCCGTCCTCCTGGCTCTACTCTGGGCTACCACACTGCTGCCACCGGCCCTGGGAGCGGTGGTGGAGGACTTCAACCACGCCGAGCGGTGCAAG GACGCGTTGTACATGGGCACGGCGCCGCGTGGGTACCTGAACAAGGCGGACCTGAAGAAGATCTGCCAACGCTACGAGGACAAGCCGCGCTACGTCACGCTGTACGACACCCAGAGACACATCCCCATGTACTCCGCATACACCTTCAAGAAGACAGACGGGGAGAAGACCGTGGACATGCCGTGGATGTTTGAACCACAG CTGTCTTCCCGGATGGGTGGCAGCAACATGGAGGCTTTCCCCCAGTCCGTGCGGATGCACAAGAACTTCGAGGACACGCAGGCCGTGCTGGAGGACTACTCAGACGTCGTGCAGTACGAGAGGGTCCTACTCAATCCCGACGAGcatcag GGTGACCCAGAGGACAAGTCAGCGACCTACACGCTCACCAATGTGGTGCCTCAACTGCGGGAGTTCAGcacgggcccctgggccaaacaCAAGGAAACCCTGCGGCGGCGTCTCAACAACTACTGCCGCGGCACG GCCTATATGATCACCGGGGTGACGACCTCAGGTCACATGATCCGCCGTGACAACCTGGACCGTGTGGCGGTGCCGGAACGCGTGTGGACAGCCTACTGTTGCCCGGACTACGACCGCAACGCGCCCTACGCAGAGCGCTACAAGTTCCCCGTCTACGCCGCCTTTGGCCTCAACGACCGCGTCAATAACCACATGCAG GAGCTGACCGTGAACGACCTGCAGCGGCTCCTCAAGAACCACATGGACGTGGACAAGAACTTCCAGATCTTCTACAACGACTGCGTGCCAGAGTCTTAG
- the ufsp1 gene encoding inactive Ufm1-specific protease 1 — MESSERSEIDWGSKLACDDDDHMSDNVKGWPETLLMNVHVGLELPRPLSDDAKCSFAAGECFYFHYGCDGHDDRGWGCGYRTVQTLCSWLCRSWSPPKGQCRSPPSLPDIQRALVTMGDKPPTFAGSREWIGTFEASLILDYYYDVPCRIVHVPGGGAHLEEAALDLHQHFSTHGSPVMMGGDRDNSSKGILGVCSGTQGSYLLVMDPHYYGPPLNMDTVQRKGWVSWKKVSSLDSCSFYNLCLPQTAPK; from the coding sequence ATGGAGTCAAGTGAGCGAAGTGAAATCGATTGGGGATCTAAGCTAgcatgtgatgatgatgaccatATGTCAGACAACGTGAAAGGCTGGCCGGAGACATTACTTATGAACGTTCACGTTGGTCTAGAACTACCCCGGCCACTCTCTGATGATGCCAAGTGCTCTTTTGCGGCAGGCGAGTGTTTTTATTTCCACTACGGCTGCGATGGGCATGATGACCGCGGCTGGGGATGCGGCTACCGCACCGTGCAGACGCTGTGCTCCTGGCTGTGCAGGAGCTGGTCCCCTCCGAAGGGGCAATGCAGGTCTCCGCCGAGCCTGCCCGACATCCAGCGAGCTCTGGTCACGATGGGTGACAAACCACCGACTTTCGCCGGGTCCCGGGAGTGGATAGGGACGTTCGAGGCGTCGCTCATTTTGGACTACTACTACGATGTGCCTTGTCGTATCGTCCACGTCCCAGGTGGTGGGGCGCACTTGGAAGAGGCAGCGCTAGACTTGCACCAGCATTTTAGCACACACGGCTCGCCGGTCATGATGGGAGGTGATCGGGACAACTCTTCTAAGGGCATTTTGGGGGTGTGCAGCGGGACACAGGGCAGCTACTTGCTGGTCATGGACCCCCACTACTATGGCCCGCCACTGAATATGGACACGGTGCAAAGGAAAGGGTGGGTGTCGTGGAAGAAAGTGAGCAGCCTGGATAGCTGCTCATTTTACAACCTTTGTCTTCCTCAGACCGCACCTAAATGA